The proteins below come from a single Triticum aestivum cultivar Chinese Spring chromosome 5D, IWGSC CS RefSeq v2.1, whole genome shotgun sequence genomic window:
- the LOC123125315 gene encoding B-box zinc finger protein 32-like: MWCELASMCAGDGTRERCACALCGAAADVHCEADAALLCAPCDAQVHGVNFLASRHRRTRVWRPMGVDVLSRTATTSRSCVSTADSATTAALRGRGTTPPARRRGARGEAVLEGWARRMGLEAGAAHRRAAAASRAIRVQVAAAAPRVPLRVAMAAALWSEVAAHGVHEPGEALRRLEACAHVPMRLLVEVAAVSTMGDARAKKRTAAVDADEDSWGECSIVSLDKTPSSPRHELLLFV, translated from the coding sequence ATGTGGTGCGAGCTAGCTAGCATGTGTGCCGGCGACGGCACCAGGGAGCGCTGCGCATGCGCGCTGTGTGGAGCGGCGGCGGACGTGCACTGCGAGGCCGACGCGGCGCTCCTCTGCGCGCCCTGCGACGCCCAGGTGCACGGCGTCAACTTCCTCGCGTCCCGCCACCGCCGCACGCGCGTTTGGCGGCCTATGGGCGTGGACGTCCTGTCCAGGACTGCTACGACATCGCGCTCCTGCGTGTCCACGGCCGACTCCGCGACGACGGCGGCGCTGCGCGGCAGGGGGACGACGCCGCCGGCCAGGAGGCGCGGCGCGCGGGGCGAGGCGGTGCTCGAGGGCTGGGCCAGGCGGATGGGCCTCGAGGCGGGGGCGGCGCACCGGCGTGCCGCGGCGGCTAGCCGCGCGATCCGGGTCCAGGTCGCCGCGGCGGCGCCACGGGTGCCGCTGCGCGTTGCGATGGCTGCGGCGCTCTGGTCCGAGGTGGCAGCTCACGGCGTCCACGAGCCCGGCGAAGCGCTCCGGCGCCTGGAGGCCTGCGCGCACGTGCCGATGAGGCTCCTCGTGGAGGTGGCAGCGGTGTCGACGATGGGGGACGCGCGCGCGAAGAAGAGGACGGCCGCAGTGGACGCCGACGAGGACAGCTGGGGCGAGTGCTCGATCGTGAGCCTGGACAAGACACCGTCTTCTCCAAGACACGAGCTTCTCTTGTTCGTTTAG